The following coding sequences are from one Prochlorococcus marinus XMU1412 window:
- the gatA gene encoding Asp-tRNA(Asn)/Glu-tRNA(Gln) amidotransferase subunit GatA, which yields MNFNSLRKEITSNNASVKELVNDIFAKIDHKDPEINSYICTTKDNAISQAEKIDKLIQNKEKLPPLAGMPIAIKDNICTKGVATTCASKMLKSFVAPYESTASSKLWTSGAICLGKTNLDEFAMGSSTETSVFGVTSNPWDINRVPGGSSGGSAASVAAGFCAAAIGSDTGGSIRQPASFCGVVGLKPTYGRVSRWGLVAFASSLDQIGPITNTVSDAAEILYSISGKDPYDSTCLDKPVPNYLTDLNKSIKGLKIGIIKECFEHPGLNPEVKESVLSGVDRFQALGAEIIEVECPRFNDGIATYYVIAPSEASANLARYDGVKYGYRSNEGSNLIDMTSKSRAEGFGDEVQRRILIGTYALSAGYSDAYYKKAQKVRTLIRKDFDNAFKKVDVLLTPTCPTTAFLKGDFVNDPLSMYLSDLLTVPANLAGLPAISIPCGFDTKGLPIGMQLIGNVLQEDRILNSANIFEIDAQVIKNRPLF from the coding sequence ATGAATTTTAATTCTTTAAGAAAAGAAATTACTAGCAATAATGCTTCTGTTAAGGAATTAGTTAATGATATCTTTGCCAAAATCGATCATAAAGATCCTGAAATTAATTCGTATATTTGTACTACAAAAGATAATGCTATCTCGCAAGCAGAAAAGATTGATAAATTAATTCAAAATAAAGAAAAACTTCCTCCTCTCGCGGGGATGCCAATAGCGATAAAGGATAATATTTGCACCAAAGGAGTTGCAACAACTTGTGCAAGTAAAATGCTTAAAAGCTTTGTTGCGCCTTACGAATCCACCGCTTCGAGTAAATTATGGACTTCAGGGGCAATTTGTTTAGGGAAAACAAATTTAGACGAATTTGCAATGGGTAGTTCAACGGAAACTTCTGTATTTGGTGTCACTTCAAATCCTTGGGATATTAATAGAGTGCCAGGAGGCAGTTCAGGCGGTAGTGCTGCTTCAGTTGCCGCTGGATTTTGTGCAGCGGCTATAGGTTCTGATACAGGAGGATCAATAAGGCAACCAGCTTCTTTTTGTGGTGTCGTAGGTCTTAAACCCACTTATGGCAGAGTTAGCAGATGGGGACTTGTAGCATTTGCTAGCTCTCTTGATCAAATTGGCCCAATTACAAATACTGTCTCAGATGCGGCTGAAATTCTTTATTCCATATCTGGTAAAGACCCCTATGACTCAACATGTCTTGATAAGCCAGTACCAAATTATTTGACTGACTTAAATAAATCTATAAAGGGTTTAAAAATTGGAATCATTAAAGAATGTTTTGAACACCCAGGGCTTAATCCAGAAGTAAAGGAATCTGTTCTTTCTGGAGTTGATAGATTTCAAGCTTTAGGGGCTGAAATTATAGAAGTTGAATGTCCTAGATTTAACGATGGAATTGCGACATATTATGTAATTGCACCATCTGAAGCCTCCGCAAATTTAGCTAGATATGATGGTGTTAAATATGGTTACAGATCGAATGAAGGTTCAAATCTTATAGATATGACTTCCAAAAGTAGAGCTGAAGGTTTTGGAGATGAGGTACAAAGAAGAATTTTAATAGGTACTTATGCTTTGTCAGCTGGATACAGTGATGCCTATTACAAGAAGGCACAAAAAGTTAGGACACTCATAAGAAAAGATTTTGATAATGCTTTTAAGAAAGTAGATGTTTTATTAACTCCAACTTGCCCAACCACTGCTTTTTTGAAGGGAGATTTTGTCAATGATCCACTTTCAATGTATTTGTCTGATTTATTAACTGTTCCTGCTAATTTAGCAGGCCTCCCAGCAATCAGTATCCCTTGTGGTTTTGATACTAAAGGATTACCTATTGGAATGCAATTAATAGGCAATGTATTACAAGAAGATAGAATATTGAATTCCGCAAATATCTTTGAAATTGATGCTCAGGTAATTAAGAACAGACCTTTATTTTAA
- the rlmB gene encoding 23S rRNA (guanosine(2251)-2'-O)-methyltransferase RlmB, translating to MKNSSNKFHGKNNKEYKKNSDFAYYSKNTHRSEKNDRFLNNSVKNKKVEKLKKNDENNTFSSLKRRNPRYKTNTEFPNKNSDMHQEFTNKRNFDDWIWGKHSVYEALRSDSAINRIWCTSEIFSSDKFYILLKDLKSKGVLIEEVSWNRLSQLTYGASHQGVALQLACSKTISLEQLIDFSKKNCPNPIIVALDGITDPHNVGAIIRSAEAFDCKGVIIPQRRSAGLTGTVAKVAAGALEHLHVSRVVNLNRSLEELKKNGFLVAGLSGDGQIAISNFQERAPLVVVVGSEDKGISLLTQKKCDFILRISLKGKTSSLNASVAAAISLFHLTSK from the coding sequence ATGAAAAACTCCTCAAATAAATTTCACGGAAAAAATAATAAAGAGTACAAAAAAAATTCAGATTTTGCTTATTACTCTAAAAATACACATCGTTCAGAAAAAAATGATAGATTTTTGAACAATTCAGTTAAAAATAAGAAAGTTGAAAAATTAAAAAAAAATGATGAAAATAATACTTTTTCTTCTTTGAAAAGGAGAAATCCAAGATATAAAACTAATACAGAGTTTCCTAATAAAAATTCTGATATGCATCAGGAGTTTACTAATAAGAGAAATTTTGATGATTGGATATGGGGTAAACATTCGGTATATGAGGCTCTAAGAAGTGATAGTGCGATTAATAGGATTTGGTGTACTTCGGAAATTTTTTCTTCGGACAAATTCTATATCTTGCTTAAGGATCTTAAATCAAAAGGAGTTCTTATTGAAGAAGTTTCTTGGAACAGGCTTTCGCAATTGACATATGGTGCTTCACATCAAGGTGTCGCTTTGCAGTTAGCATGCTCTAAAACAATATCCCTAGAACAATTAATCGATTTTTCTAAAAAAAATTGTCCAAATCCTATAATAGTCGCATTAGACGGTATAACTGATCCTCATAATGTGGGTGCGATTATAAGATCAGCGGAAGCATTTGATTGCAAAGGTGTAATTATTCCTCAGAGAAGGTCTGCAGGATTGACTGGAACAGTCGCCAAGGTAGCTGCAGGAGCCTTAGAACACCTTCATGTAAGTAGAGTTGTTAACCTAAATAGATCACTTGAAGAACTTAAGAAAAATGGTTTTCTTGTCGCTGGCTTATCAGGAGATGGTCAAATAGCTATCTCAAATTTTCAAGAAAGAGCACCTTTGGTAGTTGTAGTAGGCTCTGAAGATAAAGGTATTTCTTTGCTTACTCAAAAAAAATGCGATTTTATATTAAGAATTTCTCTTAAAGGTAAGACTTCAAGTTTGAATGCCTCTGTAGCGGCCGCCATATCCTTATTTCACTTGACAAGTAAATAA
- a CDS encoding DUF1816 domain-containing protein yields the protein MIRNFGNKLGLAWWAKIETDQPSITYWFGPFITKRSLKENMSSFIKELSDEGSKNIKHNIVRCKKEEPLTI from the coding sequence TTGATTAGAAACTTTGGAAACAAACTTGGTTTAGCTTGGTGGGCTAAAATCGAGACAGATCAACCAAGTATTACCTACTGGTTTGGCCCATTTATTACTAAACGTAGTTTAAAAGAAAATATGTCTTCTTTTATTAAAGAACTTTCTGATGAAGGGTCCAAAAATATTAAGCACAATATAGTACGTTGCAAAAAAGAAGAACCATTAACTATTTGA
- a CDS encoding STAS domain-containing protein encodes MVFTFKGQLDAFSEKQFKTFVTNNLKNDLPFVIDLTKIDFLDSSGLGALVQTAKECKKSKLGFTVVGNSRVAQTIKLVRLGDFLNLKSSLEDALNYLKN; translated from the coding sequence ATTGTTTTTACTTTTAAAGGCCAACTTGATGCTTTCTCAGAAAAACAATTTAAGACTTTCGTTACTAATAATTTAAAAAATGACCTTCCATTCGTTATTGATCTTACAAAAATTGATTTTTTAGATTCCTCGGGTCTTGGAGCACTTGTTCAAACTGCAAAAGAATGCAAAAAGTCGAAACTTGGGTTCACTGTCGTTGGCAATTCGAGAGTGGCCCAAACAATTAAACTTGTTCGTTTAGGGGATTTTCTTAACTTGAAGTCAAGCCTTGAAGATGCATTAAATTATTTAAAGAATTGA
- the carA gene encoding glutamine-hydrolyzing carbamoyl-phosphate synthase small subunit yields the protein MINPYKKNAKLVLSNGVVFPGFFFGASGTAIGEIVFNTGMTGYQEVITDPSYYGQILTFTYPEIGNTGINFEDSESKINVKGIIVRNFSSNNSNWRSKKNFNQWLVEKNIIGLYGIDTRALVKILRSSGAMNGVITSLDKTDESCLKIICDTPKMEGLNLSKVVSTKQEYLWKSHTQTIFDLRKRYDESSKKLKIVAIDFGIKNSILNRLVSHGCEVLVLPSRSSLNDVLSNKPDGIFFSNGPGDPSSVSEGIDLAKSLIEYGEIPMFGICLGHQIFGLALGGSTYKLPFGHRGLNHPCGENNKIEITSQNHGFAIDPNSLSKDIVRITHYNLNDNTVAGLEVYNKPIFSVQYHPEAGPGPHDSDYLFKKFVSLMLERC from the coding sequence ATGATCAATCCGTATAAGAAAAACGCGAAATTGGTTTTAAGTAATGGAGTTGTATTCCCAGGATTCTTTTTTGGCGCCTCTGGTACAGCCATTGGTGAAATAGTTTTTAATACAGGAATGACCGGATATCAGGAAGTTATTACTGATCCAAGTTATTATGGGCAAATATTAACATTTACTTATCCAGAGATTGGAAATACTGGTATTAATTTTGAAGATTCAGAATCTAAGATTAATGTTAAAGGTATAATTGTTAGAAATTTTTCATCTAATAACAGCAATTGGAGATCTAAAAAGAATTTTAATCAATGGTTAGTTGAAAAAAATATTATAGGTCTATATGGAATTGATACAAGGGCTCTTGTTAAAATTTTAAGATCTAGTGGCGCGATGAATGGAGTTATTACCTCTCTTGATAAAACTGATGAAAGTTGTTTAAAGATAATTTGTGATACGCCCAAGATGGAGGGATTAAATTTATCAAAAGTTGTTTCAACAAAGCAAGAATATTTATGGAAAAGTCATACGCAAACAATTTTTGATTTAAGAAAAAGATATGATGAATCTTCTAAAAAGTTAAAAATAGTAGCAATTGATTTTGGAATTAAAAATTCAATTCTAAATAGACTTGTATCCCATGGTTGTGAAGTTTTGGTTTTACCTTCAAGGTCTTCTCTAAATGATGTTCTTTCTAATAAGCCAGATGGTATATTTTTCTCAAATGGTCCAGGCGACCCTTCTTCTGTTTCTGAAGGTATAGACTTAGCAAAATCACTTATAGAATATGGTGAAATACCTATGTTTGGTATTTGCCTTGGCCACCAAATATTTGGATTAGCATTAGGAGGTTCAACTTATAAATTACCTTTTGGACATCGTGGTTTAAATCATCCTTGTGGTGAAAATAATAAAATTGAGATAACTAGTCAGAATCATGGTTTTGCTATTGATCCAAATTCACTATCAAAGGACATAGTTAGAATTACCCACTATAACCTTAACGATAATACTGTAGCTGGCTTAGAGGTTTATAATAAGCCTATATTTAGTGTGCAATATCATCCAGAAGCAGGACCTGGCCCACATGATTCAGATTATTTATTTAAAAAATTTGTTTCTCTAATGTTAGAAAGATGTTGA
- a CDS encoding Mini-ribonuclease 3: protein MNYWIQNMVPYGSPEDIGVIQLAWLGDSVWELHQRLRYVHFPLKSKDLHLSVVNEVKAKSQSNSLSHIEHLLNSNEMDLIRRARNKTKRYPKSSDPTIYSRATGFETLIGWLFLKDPQRLSTLFEYLELKMD, encoded by the coding sequence TTGAACTATTGGATTCAAAACATGGTTCCATATGGATCTCCCGAGGATATAGGTGTTATCCAACTTGCTTGGCTTGGAGATTCGGTATGGGAGCTCCACCAAAGACTAAGGTATGTTCATTTCCCTTTAAAATCTAAAGACCTCCATTTATCTGTAGTAAACGAAGTAAAAGCAAAATCCCAGTCAAATTCATTAAGTCATATTGAACATTTATTAAATTCAAATGAAATGGATCTAATTAGGCGTGCTAGAAATAAAACAAAGAGATATCCAAAATCTTCAGACCCCACCATATACTCTAGAGCAACTGGTTTTGAAACTCTTATTGGCTGGCTATTTTTAAAAGATCCTCAAAGATTATCAACACTTTTTGAATATTTAGAATTAAAAATGGATTGA
- a CDS encoding DNA polymerase III subunit alpha, whose translation MAFVPLHNHSDYSLLDGASQISKIVDRACDLGMESIALTDHGVMYGVLDLVKKCKEKGIKPIIGNEMYVINGSIDDPQPKKEKRYHLVVLAKNFTGYKNLVKLTTISHLNGMRGRGIFSRPCIDKSLLSKYSNGLIVSTACLGGEIPQAILKGRLDVAEDIALWYKNLFADDFYLEIQDHGSIEDRIVNVELIKIGKKHQIKVIATNDAHYLSSMDVEAHDALLCVLTGKLISDEKRLRYTGTEYIKSENEMLELFKDHIDEESIIEAVNNTVEISQKVEVFDLFGNYRMPKFPLNEDTDSFSFLTQLSNKGLLKRLKKNDLTEVDENYKKRLSSELKIIKDMGFPDYFLVVWDYIKFARDNSIPVGPGRGSAAGSLVAYALQITNIDPVEHGLLFERFLNPARKSMPDIDTDFCIDRRNEVIDYVTNRYGEDKVAQIITFNKMTSKAVLKDVARVLDIPYGEADKLAKLIPVVRGKPHKLNEMIDKNSPSQEFRDKYINDNRVKKWVDLALRIEGTNKTYGVHAAGVVIASDPLDELVPLQRNNEGQIITQYSMDDIESLGLLKMDFLGLKNLTMIEKTVSLINQSTGKKINIDELPQNDGKTFELIGRGDLEGIFQLESSGMKQVVKDFKPNSLEDISSILALYRPGPLDAGLIPKFINRKNGNEKIDFPHPFIKSILTETYGIMVYQEQIMKIAQDLAGYSLGDADLLRRAMGKKKVSEMVKHRNIFVDGSMKKGVNEKLANDLFDQMVLFAEYCFNKSHSTAYGAVTYQTAFLKAHFPVAYMAALLSVNSGSSDKMQRYISNCYSMGIEVISPSINFSGVDFTIKDNQILFGLSAIKNLGDSAIRNIIENRNSFGTFKSLSDLCDRLPSNVLNKRSLESLIHCGALDEFSNDNNRAQLLSDLEHVVEWASSRNRDRLSGQGNLFDSKEEFSNVAFSDSQLAKVDDYSLIEKLKLEKQLLGFYLSDHPLKHLTKPAKLISPISISQLEETKDRTKVSLVGMIPDLKQITTRKGDRMAIVQLEDLSGSCEAIVFPKTYVRLSEFLLTDTRLLLWGTIDKKSDKTQLIIDDCREIDNLKLLIINLESSQASDVRVQNTLRNCLTKFKPDKDRCGIKIPVLAAVRNKNSVTYVKFGDQFCIGDIQGVCKLLEEKSFQVNLKSLVS comes from the coding sequence ATGGCTTTCGTTCCGCTTCATAATCACAGTGACTACAGCTTACTTGATGGTGCCAGTCAAATTTCAAAAATTGTAGATAGAGCTTGTGATCTTGGAATGGAATCGATAGCTCTTACTGATCATGGAGTTATGTATGGTGTTCTTGATTTGGTCAAGAAGTGTAAAGAGAAAGGTATAAAACCAATTATTGGTAATGAAATGTACGTGATTAATGGTTCTATTGATGATCCTCAACCTAAAAAAGAAAAAAGATATCATTTGGTGGTTCTAGCAAAAAATTTTACTGGTTATAAGAATTTAGTGAAGTTGACAACAATTAGTCACCTAAATGGGATGAGAGGCCGAGGCATTTTTTCTAGACCATGTATTGATAAATCACTTTTAAGCAAATACAGTAATGGTCTAATTGTTTCTACAGCTTGTCTTGGTGGAGAGATACCTCAGGCTATCTTAAAAGGTAGATTAGACGTAGCAGAGGATATAGCTCTTTGGTATAAAAATTTATTTGCAGATGACTTTTATCTAGAAATACAAGATCATGGCTCTATTGAGGATAGAATTGTTAACGTTGAATTAATAAAAATTGGGAAGAAACACCAAATAAAAGTCATCGCTACCAACGACGCCCACTACTTATCAAGTATGGATGTTGAAGCACATGACGCTTTGCTTTGTGTATTAACAGGAAAACTAATAAGTGATGAAAAAAGATTGAGATATACCGGTACAGAATATATTAAAAGTGAAAATGAAATGCTTGAACTTTTTAAAGATCATATTGATGAAGAATCAATTATTGAGGCAGTGAACAATACAGTAGAAATTTCTCAAAAAGTTGAAGTATTTGATTTGTTTGGTAATTATAGAATGCCAAAATTCCCTCTTAACGAAGATACAGATTCATTTTCTTTCCTTACACAATTATCTAATAAAGGCCTTTTAAAAAGACTTAAAAAAAATGATCTTACAGAAGTTGATGAGAACTATAAAAAAAGACTATCTTCCGAATTAAAAATTATTAAAGATATGGGCTTCCCAGATTATTTTTTAGTTGTTTGGGACTATATCAAATTTGCTAGAGATAACTCTATCCCTGTTGGACCTGGTAGAGGTTCTGCAGCAGGCTCACTAGTAGCTTATGCTCTTCAAATTACAAATATAGATCCTGTTGAGCATGGATTGTTGTTTGAGAGATTTTTAAATCCAGCAAGAAAGTCAATGCCAGATATTGATACCGACTTTTGCATTGATCGGAGAAATGAAGTTATTGATTATGTTACTAATCGTTATGGAGAGGATAAAGTTGCTCAAATAATTACTTTCAATAAGATGACCTCTAAGGCAGTTTTAAAAGATGTTGCAAGGGTTCTAGACATACCATATGGAGAGGCGGATAAATTGGCTAAGTTAATACCGGTTGTAAGAGGGAAACCTCATAAATTAAATGAAATGATTGATAAGAATTCTCCTAGCCAAGAGTTTAGAGACAAATATATTAATGATAATAGGGTGAAAAAATGGGTTGATTTGGCTTTAAGAATTGAAGGAACTAATAAAACATATGGAGTTCATGCTGCTGGAGTTGTTATTGCATCAGATCCTCTTGACGAACTTGTACCTCTTCAAAGAAATAATGAAGGACAGATAATAACCCAATATTCTATGGACGATATCGAATCACTTGGATTATTGAAAATGGATTTCTTGGGTCTTAAGAATCTTACGATGATTGAAAAGACAGTTTCTCTTATTAATCAATCTACTGGAAAAAAAATAAATATTGATGAATTACCACAAAATGATGGTAAAACCTTTGAGCTTATTGGGAGAGGTGATCTTGAAGGTATTTTTCAACTTGAATCATCCGGCATGAAGCAGGTCGTTAAGGATTTCAAACCTAACTCTCTAGAGGATATTTCTTCAATACTGGCTCTTTATAGACCCGGTCCTCTTGATGCAGGCCTTATACCTAAATTCATCAATCGGAAAAATGGAAACGAAAAGATTGATTTTCCTCATCCTTTTATTAAGTCAATTCTTACAGAAACCTATGGAATTATGGTTTACCAAGAACAAATCATGAAAATTGCTCAAGACCTAGCCGGTTATTCTCTAGGTGATGCCGATTTACTTAGAAGAGCAATGGGGAAAAAGAAAGTTTCTGAAATGGTAAAGCATAGGAATATTTTTGTAGACGGCTCCATGAAGAAAGGTGTTAATGAAAAATTAGCAAATGATCTTTTTGATCAAATGGTTTTATTCGCTGAATATTGTTTTAACAAAAGCCATTCAACTGCTTATGGTGCCGTAACTTATCAAACTGCATTTTTGAAAGCCCATTTTCCTGTTGCATATATGGCAGCCCTTTTAAGCGTTAATTCTGGCTCTAGCGACAAGATGCAAAGATATATTTCTAATTGTTATTCCATGGGAATAGAAGTTATTTCACCGAGCATTAATTTTTCTGGTGTTGATTTCACTATTAAGGATAATCAGATTTTATTCGGGTTATCTGCAATTAAGAATTTAGGAGATTCTGCAATAAGAAATATAATTGAAAACCGAAATAGTTTTGGAACCTTTAAGTCTTTATCAGATTTGTGTGACCGTTTACCTTCTAATGTTCTTAACAAAAGAAGTCTTGAATCTCTAATTCATTGTGGGGCATTAGATGAGTTTTCAAATGATAATAATAGAGCTCAGTTATTGTCAGATCTTGAACATGTTGTTGAGTGGGCCTCTTCAAGAAATCGTGATAGATTATCAGGGCAAGGAAATCTATTTGACTCTAAAGAAGAATTTTCTAATGTTGCTTTTTCAGATTCACAATTAGCTAAGGTTGATGATTATTCACTCATTGAGAAATTAAAGTTAGAAAAGCAGCTATTAGGCTTTTACTTATCTGACCATCCTCTAAAGCACTTAACTAAGCCAGCAAAACTTATATCACCTATAAGCATTTCACAGTTAGAAGAAACAAAAGATAGAACCAAAGTCTCATTAGTTGGAATGATCCCTGATTTGAAGCAAATTACAACGAGAAAAGGAGATAGGATGGCTATAGTTCAGCTTGAAGATCTTTCTGGAAGTTGCGAAGCAATAGTTTTTCCAAAAACCTATGTCAGATTATCAGAATTTCTTTTGACTGATACTAGATTATTGTTGTGGGGAACAATAGACAAAAAAAGTGATAAGACTCAATTAATAATTGATGACTGTAGAGAAATAGATAATCTTAAATTGCTTATTATTAATCTTGAAAGTTCTCAAGCATCAGATGTAAGAGTACAAAATACATTAAGAAACTGTTTAACTAAATTTAAACCTGATAAAGATAGATGTGGAATCAAGATTCCTGTTTTAGCTGCAGTAAGAAATAAAAACAGTGTTACCTACGTTAAATTTGGTGATCAATTCTGTATTGGAGATATTCAAGGAGTATGCAAATTATTAGAAGAAAAATCATTTCAAGTTAATTTGAAATCTTTAGTTTCCTAG